One Parcubacteria group bacterium DNA window includes the following coding sequences:
- a CDS encoding serine protease, which translates to MRFARIFALFIVTTFFTGTLAGCTAATNEPFTADAGAIMRQIALENNYLARIHTLQPTSRNPRNPNQPAINEAIGTGILFRNTDGELRIATVNHVLGPTPDTATIWVTFGSGFGKAEIVGRDPAADLALLKVPAWLTEGVEPARFNFSNDLQVGDTVFATGFPFGMENTTFGFITALKERELEDPFPQWLYVTTQAPVNSGNSGGPLLNRNREVVAINESIISTTAGSGMAFSVTAYALGRLLPRLERGGVVEHVQLDFSVRETRDVSPIFYEYYTGKNYPPPEEGVMVYEVFATTSRASFVRPGDLVKEIRFGEKVHVVTTRQAFEEFIFFEVSPNTRGELVLKRGSELLIFQL; encoded by the coding sequence ATGCGCTTTGCCAGAATCTTTGCTCTGTTCATTGTCACGACATTCTTTACCGGGACTCTTGCGGGATGCACCGCCGCAACAAACGAGCCATTCACAGCCGACGCAGGTGCTATCATGAGGCAAATTGCCCTTGAGAACAATTACCTTGCGCGGATACATACGCTCCAACCCACCTCTCGCAATCCTCGTAATCCAAATCAGCCCGCCATCAATGAAGCTATTGGCACGGGTATCCTCTTTAGAAATACCGATGGAGAGCTTCGCATTGCGACAGTTAATCACGTCCTGGGGCCGACCCCAGACACGGCAACCATTTGGGTGACGTTCGGCAGCGGATTTGGAAAGGCGGAAATTGTCGGCAGAGACCCAGCCGCCGACCTCGCACTTCTCAAGGTCCCGGCATGGCTCACCGAAGGTGTCGAACCCGCGCGATTTAATTTCTCGAACGACCTTCAGGTTGGCGATACCGTGTTTGCTACTGGGTTTCCTTTTGGAATGGAAAACACCACCTTTGGCTTTATCACAGCCCTGAAAGAGCGGGAATTGGAAGACCCGTTTCCTCAATGGCTGTACGTAACGACTCAGGCACCAGTCAACTCTGGCAATTCAGGAGGCCCCCTCCTGAACCGTAACCGTGAAGTTGTTGCCATCAATGAGAGCATTATTTCGACCACTGCCGGTAGCGGCATGGCATTCAGTGTTACTGCATATGCCCTTGGGCGCCTCCTTCCCCGCCTTGAACGGGGTGGAGTAGTAGAGCACGTCCAGCTCGACTTCTCTGTAAGGGAAACACGCGACGTGTCACCTATTTTTTACGAATACTATACAGGAAAGAACTATCCACCCCCCGAAGAAGGCGTCATGGTGTATGAGGTTTTCGCAACTACTTCACGGGCGTCCTTTGTGCGCCCTGGCGACCTCGTGAAAGAAATCCGTTTCGGAGAAAAAGTACATGTCGTGACCACAAGGCAAGCATTTGAAGAGTTTATCTTTTTTGAAGTGTCGCCAAATACGAGGGGAGAACTTGTTCTCAAGCGTGGTAGCGAACTCCTCATTTTTCAATTGTAA
- a CDS encoding trypsin-like peptidase domain-containing protein — protein MRFARIFALFIVTTFFTVSTSVHAAENLDIGEVGAIMKQIALENNYLARIQIPRTSPNPQNQNEPFVNEINSTGFLYRNNAGELRIVTVNHALGPTPTATTIWVTFGNGFGKAEIVGRDPAADLALLKVPAWLTEGIEPARFNFSDALRVGDVVFAAGFPHELKATTFGVVIALEQIPLPVQFPSWLYVTTQTPLNPGNSGGPLLNRNREVVGINVSIVPLTAAVLNTPNGIAVVGGDGGGMSFSLNARIIGRLLARLERDKLVEHASFDFSIRETREVSPIMYEYYTEKDYPPPEEGVMVYEVFTDTASERAGLRMGDLLKEVRFAERRHVVTTRRALEEFIFFEVSPNTRGEVVVKRNDELVTIPISFMRLPPLRR, from the coding sequence ATGCGCTTTGCCAGAATCTTTGCTCTGTTCATTGTCACGACATTCTTTACTGTAAGCACGAGCGTGCACGCGGCCGAAAACCTCGATATCGGCGAGGTTGGCGCCATCATGAAGCAGATTGCTCTTGAGAACAATTATCTTGCGCGGATACAGATTCCACGGACTTCCCCCAATCCCCAAAACCAGAATGAACCTTTTGTTAATGAAATCAACTCCACCGGCTTTCTCTACAGAAACAACGCAGGAGAGCTTCGCATCGTCACTGTTAATCACGCCCTAGGGCCAACACCAACAGCTACCACCATTTGGGTGACGTTCGGCAACGGATTTGGAAAGGCGGAGATTGTCGGCAGAGATCCAGCCGCCGACCTCGCACTTCTCAAGGTCCCGGCATGGCTCACCGAAGGTATCGAACCCGCGCGATTTAACTTCTCGGACGCTCTTCGTGTCGGCGATGTGGTCTTTGCCGCTGGTTTCCCGCACGAATTGAAGGCAACGACGTTTGGCGTCGTCATTGCGCTTGAGCAGATACCATTGCCCGTTCAGTTTCCTTCTTGGCTTTATGTTACGACGCAAACGCCGCTTAACCCCGGCAATTCAGGAGGCCCCCTCCTGAACCGTAACCGTGAAGTTGTGGGCATAAACGTAAGCATTGTTCCGTTAACTGCCGCGGTGTTGAATACCCCTAACGGCATTGCCGTTGTAGGTGGTGACGGAGGGGGAATGTCGTTCTCTCTCAACGCTCGCATCATCGGACGTCTTCTCGCTCGCCTTGAAAGAGACAAATTGGTAGAGCACGCCTCGTTTGACTTCTCGATAAGGGAAACACGCGAAGTTTCGCCTATCATGTACGAATACTATACAGAGAAGGATTATCCACCCCCCGAAGAAGGCGTCATGGTGTACGAGGTTTTCACAGACACGGCATCAGAGCGCGCAGGACTCCGAATGGGTGATTTGTTGAAAGAAGTTCGCTTCGCAGAAAGAAGGCACGTCGTGACTACGAGGCGTGCCCTTGAAGAGTTTATCTTTTTTGAAGTGTCGCCAAATACGAGAGGAGAGGTCGTTGTTAAGCGCAACGATGAACTCGTTACTATCCCGATCTCATTTATGAGACTCCCACCTCTCCGCCGCTAG
- a CDS encoding ComEC family competence protein, which translates to MSKSTWLLLFIIAFAVGVAFRSVYNFGGAFSVFVVFLGVVFFFYYSLIRSNRRIVFHAALVTGVALFAVGFGMLRYDVTDMRQGNPALDQKTETHVVLQGVTIDEPDIRETHTKLLFKTPEGVKILLTAEHYPEFRYGDELVVRGTLQKPKNVVRDEEEPGRPFDYVAYLAKDNIHYQVFYPSIELVAHERGNPIKGFLFSLKHKMIENTARLLPEPHNSLLAGINFGVKQSLGEDLLGAFRETGIIHIVVLSGYNITIVAENVARGFQLLAPRFFGIGAAGATIIAFAVMTGAGATVVRACVMALLILLARATGRAYEITIALFVAGLGMLLWNPRTLMFDPSFQLSFLATLGLIQLAPRIEKYFGWMPTKLGLREAAIATISTQLFVLPLLIYMMGQVSLIAPVTNILVLPTIPYTMLFGFLAAALGFVSDAVAWPFALVSYILLDYELWIVKLFAELPFASI; encoded by the coding sequence ATGTCCAAAAGCACATGGCTTCTCCTCTTCATCATTGCTTTTGCTGTAGGTGTTGCGTTTCGGAGCGTTTATAACTTTGGCGGCGCATTCTCCGTCTTTGTTGTTTTTCTTGGGGTGGTCTTTTTCTTCTACTATTCTCTAATTCGCTCGAACAGGAGAATAGTATTTCATGCGGCACTTGTCACCGGAGTTGCCCTGTTCGCGGTGGGGTTTGGTATGCTCCGCTATGATGTTACTGACATGCGCCAAGGTAATCCTGCGCTTGACCAAAAAACCGAGACACACGTTGTACTCCAGGGCGTTACTATTGATGAGCCGGATATTCGAGAGACCCATACAAAACTTTTGTTCAAGACGCCAGAGGGGGTAAAGATACTTCTCACTGCCGAACATTATCCCGAGTTTCGTTACGGTGATGAGCTCGTGGTTAGGGGGACGCTCCAGAAGCCAAAGAATGTTGTAAGAGACGAAGAAGAACCTGGCCGCCCCTTTGACTACGTCGCGTACCTTGCAAAAGACAACATACATTACCAAGTTTTTTATCCGAGTATCGAACTCGTCGCTCACGAGAGGGGGAACCCGATAAAGGGATTTTTGTTTTCGCTCAAACACAAAATGATTGAGAACACGGCGCGTCTCCTTCCCGAACCGCATAACTCACTTCTTGCTGGAATTAACTTCGGCGTTAAGCAATCGCTCGGGGAAGACCTCTTGGGGGCCTTCCGGGAAACGGGAATCATTCACATTGTCGTCTTATCCGGGTATAACATCACTATCGTCGCGGAAAACGTTGCGCGCGGTTTTCAATTGCTAGCCCCACGCTTTTTCGGTATTGGCGCTGCGGGAGCGACCATTATTGCATTTGCCGTCATGACCGGAGCTGGAGCGACGGTGGTCCGCGCATGCGTCATGGCGCTCCTCATTCTTCTCGCTCGAGCAACTGGTCGTGCGTACGAGATCACCATCGCACTTTTTGTCGCAGGCCTCGGCATGCTTTTGTGGAATCCGCGCACACTCATGTTTGATCCGTCGTTTCAACTCTCTTTTCTCGCGACACTCGGTCTTATACAGTTAGCGCCAAGGATTGAAAAATATTTTGGATGGATGCCGACAAAGCTCGGTCTTCGTGAGGCGGCAATCGCAACCATCTCGACACAGCTTTTTGTCTTGCCACTCCTCATATACATGATGGGTCAGGTGTCCCTTATTGCCCCAGTTACAAACATCCTTGTGCTTCCGACCATTCCCTACACCATGCTCTTCGGTTTTCTCGCTGCGGCTCTTGGTTTTGTGAGCGACGCCGTTGCTTGGCCCTTCGCTCTTGTGTCATATATCCTGCTCGATTATGAGCTTTGGATTGTGAAGTTGTTTGCGGAGCTGCCGTTTGCCTCGATATAA